One segment of candidate division WOR-3 bacterium DNA contains the following:
- the ispH gene encoding 4-hydroxy-3-methylbut-2-enyl diphosphate reductase, whose translation MKVLAVKPFGFCSGVKRALRLLAEAKRRYKKIYTLGEIIHNRPVVEKLKGEGIFPLKKVRKNLKGVLAIRTHGISSRHLKKIEKYGIRLVDTTCPYVRRVKEIVEMLLADGYRVVVLGDQDHPEVISLMEDLGERGFLFSTNPSQKRDLTFLGKWDKVGIVCQTTLAKEFMDSALSEIVKNDFSEIRVFNTICREVFWRQKMFKEVMGKVDAGLVAGGKESANTRRLYEIGSLSGKPIFLLEGEDELLPLIERLKELNVESVGFVSGASTPDDFCSWVIKNLKEEGK comes from the coding sequence ATGAAGGTTTTGGCGGTTAAGCCCTTCGGCTTCTGTTCCGGAGTGAAACGCGCCCTCCGGCTTTTAGCGGAGGCGAAGAGGAGATATAAAAAGATTTATACCTTAGGGGAGATTATTCATAACCGGCCGGTGGTGGAGAAGTTAAAAGGAGAGGGGATCTTCCCCTTAAAGAAGGTGAGGAAGAATCTTAAAGGAGTGTTGGCGATAAGAACCCATGGTATTTCTTCGCGCCACTTGAAAAAAATAGAAAAATATGGTATAAGATTGGTTGATACCACTTGCCCTTATGTGAGAAGGGTTAAGGAGATAGTAGAGATGCTATTGGCGGATGGCTATCGGGTTGTGGTGCTCGGCGACCAGGATCACCCGGAGGTGATCTCCCTGATGGAGGACCTGGGGGAGAGAGGCTTTCTCTTTTCTACCAACCCTTCTCAAAAAAGGGATTTGACTTTTCTCGGAAAATGGGATAAGGTTGGGATTGTTTGTCAGACGACCTTAGCTAAGGAGTTTATGGATTCTGCCCTCTCGGAGATTGTGAAGAATGATTTCTCGGAGATCCGCGTTTTTAATACCATCTGCCGAGAAGTTTTCTGGCGGCAGAAGATGTTTAAGGAGGTGATGGGAAAGGTTGATGCCGGTCTGGTGGCGGGAGGGAAGGAGAGTGCCAATACCCGAAGGTTGTATGAGATCGGCTCCCTCTCGGGCAAACCAATCTTCTTACTGGAAGGGGAAGACGAATTGTTACCCTTAATTGAGAGGTTAAAAGAGTTAAATGTGGAAAGTGTTGGTTTTGTCTCGGGCGCCTCCACGCCCGATGATTTTTGTTCTTGGGTAATCAAAAACTTAAAAGAGGAGGGAAAATAA
- a CDS encoding lysophospholipid acyltransferase family protein — MKWRFLFGLLFVYPIAKILLRLKVLGREHLPRGGVIIVANHTSNFDPPLLVLAARREMYFLAKEELFRVSKFFSWLIRSFNALPLSRGRFSKGLLLKIKELTEKGKAILIFPEGTRSRNGKMGDFKPGVGFIAKFIKVPVVPCLVRGVKDSIIPMIVDRDLVREGLRNSYALPKIEVRFGKPLSPEEDIKNFAFNLRKRLEEMADEGFGG, encoded by the coding sequence ATGAAGTGGCGCTTCCTTTTCGGACTTCTCTTCGTTTATCCGATTGCCAAAATCCTCCTCCGGCTTAAAGTCTTAGGTCGGGAGCATCTCCCCAGGGGAGGGGTGATAATTGTGGCTAATCATACCTCCAATTTTGACCCTCCCCTCTTGGTCTTGGCGGCAAGGAGGGAGATGTATTTTTTGGCAAAGGAGGAGTTATTTAGGGTCTCAAAATTTTTCTCCTGGTTGATAAGAAGTTTTAATGCCCTACCCTTATCTCGGGGAAGGTTTTCTAAGGGGCTATTATTAAAAATTAAGGAGTTGACAGAAAAAGGAAAGGCAATTCTTATCTTTCCCGAAGGGACCCGCTCCCGGAATGGGAAGATGGGGGATTTTAAGCCCGGGGTCGGTTTTATCGCCAAGTTCATTAAGGTGCCGGTGGTACCCTGCCTGGTGAGAGGGGTGAAGGATTCAATTATTCCGATGATTGTTGACCGGGATTTGGTAAGGGAAGGTTTGAGAAATTCTTATGCCCTACCGAAGATTGAGGTGCGATTTGGAAAACCACTCTCTCCCGAAGAGGATATTAAAAATTTTGCCTTTAATCTGAGAAAGAGGCTGGAGGAGATGGCAGATGAAGGTTTTGGCGGTTAA
- the cmk gene encoding (d)CMP kinase, with product MRYFKVAVDGLSGSGKTTMAKSAARRLNWFYLETGSFYRAFTLAVLREKIDYQNFNNLNNLLARTVIDFHWDGREAKVYLNGAEVTGDLRRPEVDRIVSYLSEIKAVRERMVRWQRKIAEGKNVIGEGRDIGSVLFPDADLKVFVFCDLRERAKRRRKELAKKGILLPLEEIMENLQERDRIDSWREASPLVRLPSAIYIDTTHLTIAEEVEIFIDLIKTL from the coding sequence ATGAGATATTTTAAGGTGGCAGTAGATGGTCTCTCGGGTTCCGGAAAGACAACGATGGCGAAGTCCGCTGCCCGGAGGTTAAATTGGTTCTATCTTGAGACTGGTTCCTTTTATCGGGCATTCACTTTGGCGGTTTTAAGGGAAAAGATAGATTACCAAAATTTTAATAATTTAAATAACCTCTTAGCCCGCACGGTTATTGATTTCCACTGGGATGGGAGGGAGGCGAAGGTCTATCTGAACGGTGCGGAGGTGACCGGAGACCTGCGCCGACCGGAGGTTGACCGGATAGTCTCTTATCTCTCTGAGATTAAAGCGGTGAGGGAGAGAATGGTGAGGTGGCAGAGAAAAATTGCCGAGGGGAAAAATGTGATTGGCGAAGGGAGGGATATCGGAAGTGTTCTCTTTCCGGATGCCGACTTAAAGGTCTTTGTCTTTTGTGATTTAAGGGAAAGGGCGAAGAGGCGAAGGAAGGAGTTGGCAAAGAAGGGGATTCTCCTCCCCTTAGAAGAGATTATGGAGAATTTGCAGGAGAGGGATCGGATCGATTCCTGGCGGGAGGCAAGCCCTCTGGTTCGTTTACCTTCCGCAATCTATATTGATACCACCCATCTGACAATTGCCGAAGAAGTGGAAATTTTTATTGATTTGATTAAGACCTTATGA